The window TGATGTGGCACTGCTGGATATTGGGTTGCCGGGGCTAGGCGGCGTGGAAACCTGTCGGCAACTGGTGCAGATTCAGCCCGCTTTGCCCGTGTTGGTTCTCACCTCCCGTGCTGAACCCGACGCGATCGCCCGGTTGGTGGCCGCCGGAGCACGCGGCTATTGTCGCAAGGGGATCAGCGCCGAAACGTTGATTCTGGCGATGCGATCGATCGCCGCCGGGGCCTCCTGGTGGGATGACCTGGCCACCAGCCAAATCCAAGCGGCCATGGCTCAATCGGGGGAATCTAGCGTTTCCAAAACCGTCACGAGTCGGGGCGATCGCCTGGCCACGGGGGCGATCGAGGAACTCACCCACCGGGAACAGGAAATTTTGCATCTGATTGCTCAAGGCCAAAGCAACCAAGACATTGCCCAAACCTTACACATTGCCCCCGGCACGGTGCGGGTGCATGTCCATGCCATCTTGCAAAAACTGGGCGTGCGCGATCGCACTCAAGCCGTAGTTCACCTCTTGCAACACCAAGCGCCGATGGGCGATCGCGCCATCTCCTAGGTGTCCTTGGGGATTTTTCACCTAATATTTGTGATATTCGTGCAAGAGGTTGATTGCATCATGGCCCATGTGTTGATCATTCATGAAGTGGAAGATTACGCCACTTGGAAAGCGATTTTTGACGGCGCTGCCAACCTTCGCCAAGAGGCAGGCGAGCGCTCCTATCAGGTATTGCGAGATGAATACGATCCTAACAAGATTGTTCACTTCTCCCATTGGACTTCAATTCAAGATGCTAGGACGTTTTTTGAGTCACCGAAGTTGGTAGAAATCCGCAAACAAGCCGGTGTGAAAGCACCAGAATTTATCTATCTCGATCAGTTGGAAGCGGGAGTTTTGAAACCTGAAGATTGATTACTCCTCGAAGCTAGAATGTCGTTTCTCCCAGCAATTCATCCATAGGAGCATAAGTCGCCTATCTTGTGCCAGTGGCGGCGGCGCAGAGGGCGATCGAGCACAACTGAGCTGAACAGAGACAGGCGATCATGACTCAGCCGATCGAGTGGAATCTGTGGGATTTGGATCGATCGCTTGGCTCAGTTCCACTTCTTCGTAAACCAACGACAGCGGACAAGCAAAATTGAGACTCACCAGCTCAAGAATCGGCTGGTTCGGATCGGCTTCATCGTCAGGATATGCGGTTAATTCCCACTTCCCCGCGCTCGTTTTGCGGTAGCAATCAACTCCCACCTTTTCCGCATCGATTAGCACGTATTCTTCCAAGGTTGGAATGCGGCGATAGTAGCGAAATTTGTCGCCGCGATCGAACCCAGCGGTACTGGGGGATAGCACTTCAACAATGCATTTGGGATAACTGATGGCCTCGATCGCCCGTTGATCGCGATCGTCACAACTCACAACTAAATCGGGATAAAAGTATGGCCCGGCAGCGCTGACCTGCACCTTGGCATCAGCCATCCGCACTTTGCAGCCTGTCCCCCGCAAAAACAACCGCAGGGCGCTGGTTAAGTTCACCGCAATATCGTTATGGGGCAAGGTTCCGCCAGCCATGGCATACACCTGCCCATGGATATATTCATGCTTAATGGGCTGCTCAGATTCCCAAGCCAAATACTCCGCAGCGGTCATGAACTGAGACGGAAATGAAGGCTGAATTTGAGCAATCACGATGTAGCTCCACCTTGACCATTTCAGCGTTGCGATCTCAGATCCCTTGATCCAATTCCCGTTTTCGCTTGAACAGAAAAATAATTGAAAGTTTAGGTGACGCGGTGGGGTTCGCTTTCGGGGGTGTAGTCGATCGGCATCACGCCCTCCGTGTTTTCGTAGGGGTGGGGAATGATGTAGTGGCTCATTACCTGACCGCCATAAACCGCTTTCGCCGCTTTGATCCCTTCTTCCATGGCCCGCTCCACCTCGGAGACGGGGCCGCGAATGGTGATGAAAAAGTTGCCCTTTTCGGCCTTGTCAAAGAACACCAGGGTGACGCGCCCGCCTTTCACCATGGCATCGGCGGCGGCCAGGATGGAGGGAAAGCCAAGGGTTTCGATCGTTCCAACGGCAATGGGCATGGGACAGCAGGGACGCGAAAATGAAGGGCGCAGGTCGCGGGGCGGCTCAGCCAACCCTGGCAAAAGTGTAGCGCGATCGGGTCGAATCGCCGCCAGGGATCTGCACAACGGCAGGATTGGGACTAGGAAACCCATCCGGGTCTCTTCGCTCGCGGGGAAATGGCAGCAAAGATGAGCAACCCAACGAGCAGTTTAGGCAACTGAGTTAGCAATTCAGATCGAGTCCAATCAACATTCGATCAACATTCGTTGGCCGATCAGTTGCATAAACGCCAAGGGCCGATCTAGATTAAAGCGCTACAGTTTCTTTAGAATTGGGTTTGCTGACTATCCTGAAGGCTCGAATCATTTTGGTGCACCCCCTCACTCCCCAGTCATCTGTACGACTCGATGAATGACGATTTGTGCTGGCGGATGTGCGCACCAATCTTCCGATCCGACCAACCCAATCGCGGTTAACTGGTTCTGCTTCCAGCGGTTTTGGCCCTGGGTCATGGGATTGAAGTCGATCGCCCGCGTGCTAACCCCGTGCTCCCGATGCCGGTTCCGCCAGCGATTGACACGATCGTTACCGATCAGTGCTAATCAGTAGTTGCCAATACAACCAGTGCAACCGCGTTCACCGGACAATCAGTAAGGCCCTCTGGCTATGTATTCCGGTCGTTTTGCCGGGGACTCAAGACCAAGCTCAACAGACGGTCTTTTAACCCAGTCATAACGCAAACTCTGTAGTTTCGATCGCATCCGATCGACTCTAACTTGATCGATCTCAGCAGCGGCTACCTGATTGCCGCTGTGGCTCGATCGCCCTCGCTGTCTGTTTTTTTATTCACCCCGATCGCCTAGTCCACCCGATCCACTATGAGTGACCGCACCAGCCAAGCCCCTGTGTTTTCCAGCAATCCGTTGCCGGTAATGCCGGAATCCGGGTTGCGCTACCTGACTGAGGAGCGCGATGCCTGTGGCGTAGGCTTCATTGCCCAGCGCCAGGCCCAAGCCAGTCACGACTTGGTGGAGAAAGCTCTGATCGCCCTGGGTTGCATGGAGCACCGGGGCGGTTGCAGTGCCGATCGCGACTCGGGCGACGGCGCAGGGGTGATGACGGCAATTCCCTGGACCCTGATTGAGCAGTGGGCCGCCACCGAAGGCAAGACCATCGATCGCGATCGCACGGCGGTGGGGATGTTGTTCCTGC of the Limnothrix sp. FACHB-406 genome contains:
- a CDS encoding putative quinol monooxygenase; protein product: MAHVLIIHEVEDYATWKAIFDGAANLRQEAGERSYQVLRDEYDPNKIVHFSHWTSIQDARTFFESPKLVEIRKQAGVKAPEFIYLDQLEAGVLKPED
- a CDS encoding carbon dioxide-concentrating mechanism protein CcmK, which codes for MPIAVGTIETLGFPSILAAADAMVKGGRVTLVFFDKAEKGNFFITIRGPVSEVERAMEEGIKAAKAVYGGQVMSHYIIPHPYENTEGVMPIDYTPESEPHRVT
- a CDS encoding response regulator transcription factor, yielding MQILLIEDDELFRLGLTIRLQQEADWQVAAAADGEQAIELARQQCFDVALLDIGLPGLGGVETCRQLVQIQPALPVLVLTSRAEPDAIARLVAAGARGYCRKGISAETLILAMRSIAAGASWWDDLATSQIQAAMAQSGESSVSKTVTSRGDRLATGAIEELTHREQEILHLIAQGQSNQDIAQTLHIAPGTVRVHVHAILQKLGVRDRTQAVVHLLQHQAPMGDRAIS
- a CDS encoding Uma2 family endonuclease; protein product: MIAQIQPSFPSQFMTAAEYLAWESEQPIKHEYIHGQVYAMAGGTLPHNDIAVNLTSALRLFLRGTGCKVRMADAKVQVSAAGPYFYPDLVVSCDDRDQRAIEAISYPKCIVEVLSPSTAGFDRGDKFRYYRRIPTLEEYVLIDAEKVGVDCYRKTSAGKWELTAYPDDEADPNQPILELVSLNFACPLSLVYEEVELSQAIDPNPTDSTRSAES